From one Mycobacterium colombiense CECT 3035 genomic stretch:
- a CDS encoding lysophospholipid acyltransferase family protein, producing the protein MGWGQVGIVAGETRANVIPLHTNRGRVAARRRADQRAESSRQHPSLLSDPNGRASAEQIAAVVREIDEHRRAAGSSSADAPLNDLAQRVASVAGFLRQRITGDYSVDEFGFDPHFNSAIVRPLLRLFFRSWFRVEVSGIENLPTDGAALVVANHAGVLPFDGLMLSVAVHDEHPAHRELRLLAADMVFDLPVVGEAARKAGHTMACTTDAHRLLAAGELTAVFPEGYKGLGKRFEDRYRLQRFGRGGFVTAALRTKAPIIPCSIIGSEEIYPMLTDVKLLARLFGLPYFPITPLFPLAGPVGLVPLPSKWHIAFGEPIYTDDYAASDADDPMVTFELTDQVRETIQQTLYRLLAGRRNIFFG; encoded by the coding sequence TCAAAGGGCAGAGTCATCTCGCCAGCATCCTTCGTTACTGTCTGATCCGAACGGCCGCGCGTCGGCCGAGCAGATCGCCGCGGTGGTCCGCGAAATCGACGAACACCGCCGTGCCGCGGGATCGTCGTCGGCCGACGCCCCGCTGAACGATCTGGCGCAGCGCGTCGCCTCGGTGGCCGGATTCCTCCGCCAGCGCATCACCGGTGACTACAGCGTCGACGAGTTCGGCTTCGACCCCCACTTCAACAGCGCGATCGTTCGGCCGTTGCTGCGGCTGTTCTTCCGGTCCTGGTTCCGGGTCGAGGTGAGCGGGATCGAGAACCTGCCGACCGACGGCGCCGCGCTGGTGGTCGCCAACCACGCCGGTGTATTGCCGTTCGACGGTTTGATGCTGTCGGTGGCCGTCCACGACGAGCACCCCGCGCACCGCGAGCTGCGACTGCTCGCCGCCGACATGGTGTTCGACCTGCCGGTGGTGGGCGAGGCGGCGCGCAAGGCCGGCCACACCATGGCCTGCACGACGGACGCGCACCGGTTGCTCGCCGCCGGCGAGCTCACCGCCGTGTTCCCGGAGGGCTACAAGGGGCTGGGCAAGCGGTTCGAGGACCGCTACCGGCTGCAGCGGTTCGGCCGTGGCGGATTCGTCACCGCGGCGCTGCGGACCAAGGCGCCGATCATCCCCTGCTCGATCATCGGGTCCGAGGAGATCTACCCGATGCTGACCGACGTCAAGCTGCTGGCGCGGCTGTTCGGGCTGCCGTACTTCCCGATTACTCCGCTGTTCCCGCTGGCCGGTCCCGTGGGCCTGGTGCCGCTGCCGTCGAAGTGGCACATCGCGTTCGGTGAGCCGATCTACACCGACGACTACGCGGCCTCCGACGCCGACGACCCGATGGTCACCTTCGAGCTGACCGACCAGGTGCGCGAGACCATCCAGCAGACGCTGTATCGGCTGCTCGCCGGCCGCCGCAACATCTTCTTCGGCTGA
- a CDS encoding WXG100 family type VII secretion target, whose product MADETLRVDPVVMQGAAVSLSGAAEQLSAQLSQLDDQVGQMLGGWQGAAGTAYGSAWELWHKGAREVELGLSMLARLVGQAGGAYQSNEAGSAQAERSVRGG is encoded by the coding sequence ATGGCCGACGAAACGCTGCGGGTCGATCCCGTCGTCATGCAGGGCGCTGCCGTCTCGCTCAGCGGTGCGGCCGAGCAGCTCTCGGCCCAGCTGTCCCAGCTCGACGATCAGGTGGGTCAGATGTTGGGCGGTTGGCAGGGCGCGGCGGGCACCGCGTACGGATCCGCGTGGGAGCTGTGGCACAAGGGTGCCCGCGAGGTGGAGCTCGGATTGTCGATGCTGGCGCGCCTGGTGGGTCAGGCCGGCGGCGCCTATCAGAGCAACGAGGCCGGGTCCGCCCAGGCGGAGCGGTCGGTGCGCGGTGGCTGA
- a CDS encoding HAD family hydrolase, which produces MTSSDPVNADQPGYVDLESLAADASAARAIEGMQEAAASDDRPQPPIDLTAAAFFDVDNTLVQGSSAVHFGRGLATRNYFTYRDVIGFIYAQAKFQILGTENSNDVAAGRRKALAFIEGRSVDQLVALGEEIYDEIIADKIWPGTRELTQMHLDAGQQVWLITATPYELAATIARRLGLTGALGTVAESVDGVFTGRLVGDILHGTGKAHAVRSLAIREGLNLKRCTAYSDSFNDVPMLSLVGTAVAINPDARLRALARERGWEIRDFRTARKAARIGVPSALALGAAGGALAALASRRQSR; this is translated from the coding sequence ATGACTTCCTCTGACCCGGTCAACGCGGACCAACCCGGTTACGTCGACCTGGAGTCGCTGGCCGCGGACGCCAGCGCCGCCCGCGCGATCGAGGGCATGCAGGAAGCCGCCGCCTCGGACGACCGCCCGCAGCCCCCGATCGACCTCACCGCCGCCGCCTTCTTCGACGTCGACAACACGCTCGTGCAGGGTTCGTCGGCGGTACATTTCGGGCGCGGGCTGGCCACGCGCAACTATTTCACCTATCGCGACGTGATCGGATTCATCTACGCGCAGGCCAAGTTCCAGATTCTGGGGACGGAGAACAGCAACGACGTCGCCGCCGGCCGGCGCAAGGCGCTCGCCTTCATCGAGGGCCGATCGGTCGACCAACTCGTCGCCCTGGGCGAGGAGATCTACGACGAGATCATCGCCGACAAGATCTGGCCCGGCACCCGCGAGCTGACGCAAATGCACCTGGACGCCGGCCAGCAGGTGTGGCTGATCACCGCCACGCCTTACGAACTCGCCGCCACGATCGCGCGACGGCTCGGCCTGACCGGCGCGCTGGGCACGGTCGCGGAATCGGTCGACGGCGTCTTCACCGGCAGGCTGGTCGGCGACATCTTGCATGGCACCGGCAAGGCGCACGCGGTGCGCTCGCTGGCAATTCGCGAGGGGCTCAACCTGAAACGCTGCACCGCGTACTCGGACAGCTTCAATGACGTCCCCATGCTGTCGCTGGTGGGCACGGCGGTCGCCATCAACCCCGACGCCCGCCTGCGCGCCCTGGCCCGGGAGCGCGGCTGGGAAATTCGCGATTTCCGCACCGCGCGCAAAGCGGCCCGGATCGGGGTGCCGTCGGCGTTGGCACTCGGCGCGGCCGGTGGTGCCCTGGCTGCGCTGGCCTCCCGGCGGCAATCACGCTGA
- a CDS encoding FAS1-like dehydratase domain-containing protein, with amino-acid sequence MTVPKEAEGLIGSHYRAPDYFEVGREKIREFAAAIKDDHPAHFDERESKKAGYSDMVAPLTFLAIAGRRVQLEIFTKFSIPINIARVIHRDQKFKFHRPILAHDRLYFDTYLDSVIESHGTVLAEIRSEVTDADGKPIVTSVVTMLGESSNQEDVEATAAAVASISAGKLGAL; translated from the coding sequence ATGACGGTCCCCAAGGAAGCCGAAGGACTCATCGGCAGCCATTACCGCGCACCGGACTACTTCGAGGTCGGTCGCGAGAAGATCCGTGAGTTCGCGGCGGCGATCAAAGACGACCACCCGGCCCACTTCGACGAGCGTGAATCCAAAAAGGCTGGGTACTCGGACATGGTGGCGCCGCTGACGTTCCTCGCGATCGCCGGGCGTCGCGTGCAACTGGAGATCTTCACCAAGTTCAGCATTCCGATCAATATCGCCCGCGTCATTCATCGCGACCAGAAATTCAAGTTCCACCGGCCGATCCTGGCCCACGATAGGCTGTACTTCGACACTTACCTCGACTCGGTGATCGAGTCCCACGGCACGGTGCTGGCGGAGATCCGCAGCGAAGTGACCGACGCCGATGGAAAGCCGATCGTCACGAGTGTCGTCACAATGTTGGGAGAGTCTTCAAACCAAGAGGACGTTGAAGCTACCGCCGCGGCAGTTGCATCCATATCCGCAGGGAAGTTAGGGGCTTTGTAA
- a CDS encoding WXG100 family type VII secretion target, whose translation MAEAFRVDPQALAEAVQRMAAFQRYAEDMIAEIDSRVTRLHTSWTGAAAAAHAEAHQHWVRGEAMMREALAQLEKVATTAHGNYTGAMSTNLGMWS comes from the coding sequence GTGGCTGAGGCGTTTCGGGTAGATCCGCAGGCGTTGGCCGAAGCGGTGCAGCGGATGGCGGCGTTTCAACGCTATGCCGAAGACATGATCGCCGAAATCGATTCTCGCGTAACGCGTTTGCACACGTCGTGGACGGGTGCTGCGGCGGCGGCGCATGCCGAGGCGCACCAGCACTGGGTTCGCGGCGAGGCGATGATGCGTGAGGCGCTGGCGCAATTGGAGAAGGTGGCGACGACCGCGCACGGCAACTACACCGGCGCGATGTCGACGAACCTCGGCATGTGGTCGTGA
- a CDS encoding glutaredoxin family protein, producing MTEGTGRPRVELLTRDGCSICERVHARLVELADELGFELSMTDVDAAAAAGDTALRAEFGDRLPVILLDGREHSYWEIDEPRLRADLGR from the coding sequence ATGACCGAGGGGACCGGCCGGCCGCGGGTGGAACTGTTGACCCGCGACGGGTGCAGCATCTGCGAGCGCGTGCACGCCCGGTTGGTCGAACTGGCCGATGAATTGGGCTTCGAGCTGTCGATGACCGACGTCGACGCCGCCGCGGCGGCCGGCGACACCGCGCTGCGGGCCGAGTTCGGCGACCGGCTGCCGGTGATCCTGCTCGACGGCCGCGAACACAGCTACTGGGAGATCGATGAGCCCCGATTGCGGGCCGATCTCGGCCGCTGA
- a CDS encoding glutamyl-tRNA reductase — protein MSVLLFGVSHRSAPVSVLEQLSIDESDQGKIVDRVLQSPLVTEAMVLSTCNRVEVYAVVDAFHGGLAVIGQVLSEQSGMSMTDLTKYAYVRYSEAAVEHLFAVASGLDSAVIGEQQVLGQVRRAYANAETNRTVGRILHELAQRALSVGKRVHSETAIDAAGASVVSVALNMAERRLGGLSGKTAVLVGAGAMGALAAAHLSRAGIGQVHVVNRSLSRGQRLVRKIRDAGVRAHAVPLERLADTLADADVVVSCTGAVTPVVSLADVHHALAAAHRDEEKNPLVICDLGMPRDVDPAVAGLPGVWVVDVDRVQHEPSAHAAAADVDAARTIVATEVAAYLAGQRMAEVTPTVTALRQRAADVVEAELLRLDNRLPGLESAQREEVARTVRRVVDKLLHAPTVRIKQLASAPGGDSYAEALRELFELDQTAVDAVAAGELPVIASGFDAGTPQQTAE, from the coding sequence GTGAGCGTCTTGCTCTTCGGGGTTTCGCACCGCAGTGCGCCGGTTTCCGTCCTGGAACAACTCAGCATCGACGAGTCCGATCAGGGCAAGATCGTCGACCGGGTGTTGCAGTCGCCGCTGGTGACCGAGGCGATGGTGTTGTCGACATGCAACCGGGTCGAGGTCTATGCGGTGGTGGACGCGTTCCACGGCGGGTTAGCGGTGATCGGGCAGGTGCTGTCGGAACAGTCCGGCATGTCGATGACCGACCTCACCAAATACGCGTACGTCCGCTACAGCGAGGCCGCCGTCGAGCACCTGTTCGCGGTCGCCAGCGGCCTGGACTCCGCGGTGATCGGCGAGCAGCAGGTGCTCGGCCAGGTCCGCCGCGCCTACGCCAACGCCGAGACCAACCGCACCGTCGGCCGAATTCTGCACGAGCTGGCCCAGCGCGCCCTGTCGGTGGGCAAGCGGGTGCATTCCGAAACCGCCATCGACGCCGCCGGCGCCTCGGTGGTGTCCGTCGCCTTGAACATGGCCGAACGCCGCCTGGGTGGGTTGTCGGGCAAGACCGCGGTCCTGGTCGGCGCCGGAGCGATGGGCGCTTTGGCCGCGGCGCACCTTTCGCGTGCCGGCATCGGGCAGGTGCACGTGGTGAACCGGTCGCTGTCGCGGGGCCAGCGCCTGGTCCGCAAGATCCGCGACGCCGGCGTGCGGGCCCACGCCGTGCCGCTCGAGCGCCTGGCCGACACCCTGGCGGACGCCGACGTGGTCGTCAGCTGCACCGGCGCGGTGACCCCGGTGGTCTCCCTTGCCGACGTGCACCACGCGCTGGCCGCGGCGCACCGCGACGAAGAGAAGAACCCACTGGTGATCTGCGACCTGGGCATGCCGCGCGACGTCGACCCCGCGGTGGCCGGTCTGCCCGGAGTCTGGGTCGTCGATGTGGACCGCGTGCAGCACGAGCCCTCGGCGCACGCCGCAGCGGCGGACGTCGACGCGGCGCGCACCATCGTCGCCACCGAAGTTGCTGCCTACCTGGCCGGACAACGGATGGCCGAGGTCACGCCGACGGTGACGGCGCTGCGCCAGCGCGCCGCCGATGTGGTCGAGGCGGAACTGCTGCGCCTCGACAACCGGCTGCCCGGGCTCGAGAGCGCCCAGCGCGAAGAGGTGGCCCGCACCGTGCGACGGGTAGTGGACAAGCTGCTGCACGCGCCGACCGTGCGGATCAAGCAGCTGGCCAGCGCGCCCGGCGGCGACAGCTACGCCGAGGCGTTGCGCGAACTCTTCGAACTTGACCAGACCGCCGTCGATGCCGTGGCCGCGGGCGAATTGCCAGTCATCGCAAGCGGATTCGACGCGGGCACCCCGCAGCAAACCGCCGAGTAG
- the hemB gene encoding porphobilinogen synthase, with protein MSAYPRHRPRRLRTTPALRRLVGQTSLEPRHLVLPMFVADGIDEPRPITSMPGVVQHTRDSLRAAAASAVAAGVGGLMLFGVPRDADKDPIGSSGTDPDGILNVALRDLAKDLGEATVLMADTCLDEFTDHGHCGVLDARGRVDNDATVARYVDLAVAQAESGAHVVGPSGMMDGQVGAIRDGLDAAGFTDVAILAYAAKFASVFYGPFREAVGSSLSGDRRTYQQEAGNAREALREIELDLDEGADIVMIKPAMSYLDVVAAAADVSPVPVAAYQVSGEYAMICAAAANNWIDERAAALESLTSIRRAGADIVLTYWAADAAGWLS; from the coding sequence ATGAGTGCCTACCCGCGGCACCGTCCGCGCCGGCTCCGCACCACCCCGGCTCTACGCCGGCTGGTGGGCCAAACGTCCTTGGAGCCAAGGCATCTGGTGCTGCCGATGTTCGTCGCCGACGGCATCGACGAACCACGACCGATCACGTCCATGCCCGGCGTGGTGCAGCACACCCGTGATTCGTTGCGCGCCGCCGCCGCCAGTGCCGTCGCCGCGGGCGTGGGCGGGCTGATGCTGTTCGGTGTGCCCCGGGATGCGGACAAGGATCCGATCGGGTCGTCCGGAACCGACCCCGATGGCATTCTCAACGTCGCGTTGCGCGACTTGGCGAAGGACCTCGGCGAGGCCACCGTGTTGATGGCCGACACCTGCCTGGACGAGTTCACCGATCACGGACACTGCGGCGTTCTCGACGCCCGGGGGCGGGTCGACAATGACGCCACCGTGGCGCGTTATGTGGATCTCGCTGTGGCGCAAGCTGAATCGGGCGCTCACGTGGTGGGGCCGAGCGGCATGATGGACGGGCAGGTGGGCGCGATCCGCGACGGGTTGGACGCAGCGGGCTTCACCGACGTGGCGATTCTGGCGTATGCCGCCAAGTTCGCGTCGGTGTTCTACGGCCCGTTTCGGGAGGCGGTCGGTTCCAGCCTCTCCGGGGACCGGCGCACCTATCAGCAGGAGGCCGGCAACGCCCGCGAGGCGCTGCGCGAGATCGAACTCGACCTCGACGAAGGCGCCGACATCGTGATGATCAAGCCGGCGATGAGTTATCTCGACGTGGTCGCGGCCGCGGCGGACGTTTCGCCGGTTCCCGTCGCGGCGTATCAGGTGTCGGGGGAGTACGCGATGATTTGCGCTGCGGCCGCGAACAATTGGATCGACGAGCGCGCGGCGGCGCTGGAGTCGCTGACCAGCATCCGGCGCGCCGGGGCCGATATCGTTCTCACCTATTGGGCCGCGGATGCGGCAGGGTGGCTCTCGTGA
- the hemC gene encoding hydroxymethylbilane synthase, which yields MIRIGTRGSLLATTQAGVVRDALIALGHPAELVTITTAGDRSSEPIESLGVGVFTTALREAMEEGRVDAAVHSHKDLPTADDPRFAVAAIPLRNDPRDAVVARDGLVLAELPAGSLVGTSSPRRAAQLRALGLGLEIRPLRGNLDTRLNRVSSGDLDAIVVARAGLARIGRLDDVTETLEPVQMLPAPAQGALAVECRAGDTRLAAVLAELDDADTRASVTAERALLAELEAGCSAPVGAIAEVVESIDEEGRIFEELSLRGCVAALDGSDVIRASGIGSPDRARELGLSVAAELFELGARELMSEARQDPARGN from the coding sequence GTGATCCGGATAGGCACCCGGGGCAGCCTGCTGGCCACCACCCAGGCTGGGGTCGTCAGAGACGCTTTGATCGCGCTGGGACACCCGGCGGAGCTGGTGACCATCACCACGGCCGGGGACCGCTCGTCGGAGCCCATCGAGTCGCTCGGGGTGGGTGTCTTCACCACCGCACTGCGCGAGGCCATGGAGGAGGGCCGTGTCGACGCCGCCGTGCACTCCCACAAGGACCTGCCCACCGCGGACGATCCGAGGTTTGCTGTGGCGGCCATACCGCTGCGCAACGACCCGCGCGATGCGGTGGTCGCGCGCGACGGACTGGTGCTCGCGGAGTTGCCAGCCGGTTCGCTGGTGGGCACCTCGTCGCCGCGGCGGGCCGCGCAGCTTAGAGCATTGGGTCTCGGTTTGGAAATCCGCCCCCTACGAGGCAACCTAGATACCAGGTTGAACAGGGTAAGCAGTGGTGATCTCGACGCGATCGTGGTAGCCCGGGCGGGACTCGCCCGGATCGGTCGCCTCGACGATGTCACCGAGACGCTAGAGCCGGTGCAGATGTTGCCAGCACCGGCTCAGGGCGCGCTCGCCGTCGAATGCCGTGCCGGTGACACCCGGTTAGCGGCAGTGCTGGCGGAACTGGACGACGCCGACACGCGTGCGTCGGTCACCGCGGAGCGAGCCCTGCTGGCCGAACTGGAGGCCGGTTGCTCCGCACCGGTGGGCGCGATCGCCGAAGTGGTCGAGTCCATCGATGAGGAAGGCCGGATCTTCGAAGAGCTGTCGCTGCGCGGCTGTGTGGCGGCGCTGGACGGGTCCGACGTGATCCGCGCGTCCGGAATCGGCAGTCCCGATCGGGCACGAGAGCTTGGGCTTTCGGTGGCCGCGGAGCTGTTCGAGCTGGGCGCCCGAGAGCTGATGAGCGAAGCGCGGCAAGACCCGGCGCGAGGAAATTAA
- a CDS encoding STAS domain-containing protein encodes MTIAGSQTGHDNCVFDCEGAQIRAHHRHLATVVHIRGEIDDDNVDRISDHIARFTLGENPVVLDVADVDEFAEAGISLLYAFDADCRAAGVDWTLVASSAVTQVLDDTGHDASFPIMRSVHEALQDRADAIALRRRMALPLVRKTP; translated from the coding sequence ATGACGATCGCAGGCAGCCAGACCGGCCACGACAACTGCGTGTTTGACTGCGAGGGCGCACAGATCCGGGCGCACCACCGCCACCTGGCGACCGTGGTACACATTCGCGGCGAGATCGACGACGACAATGTCGATCGCATCAGCGACCACATTGCGCGCTTCACGCTCGGAGAAAATCCCGTGGTGCTTGACGTGGCCGACGTCGATGAATTTGCTGAGGCCGGCATCTCGCTGCTCTACGCGTTCGATGCCGATTGTCGTGCCGCCGGGGTGGATTGGACCCTGGTGGCCAGCTCAGCGGTGACGCAGGTGCTGGATGACACCGGTCACGACGCCAGTTTTCCGATCATGCGCTCGGTTCACGAGGCGCTGCAGGATCGGGCCGACGCCATCGCGCTTCGCCGTCGGATGGCGTTGCCGCTGGTCAGGAAGACGCCTTAG
- a CDS encoding cyclopropane mycolic acid synthase family methyltransferase translates to MSAQGDTGSTQLKPPVEKVRSHYDKSNEFFKLWLDPSMTYSCGYFDENPDPQNLTKTLEEAQYAKRKLALDKLNLEPGMTLLDIGSGWGSTMRHAVAEYDVNVIGLTLSENQYAHCVAEFDKMDSPRRKEVRIQGWEEFPGDVPIDRIVSLGAFEHFADGAGDAGYERYATFFKKYYDLLPDDGRMLLHSIVVPSAEEGKKMGLQVNMTLLRFISFILKEIYPGGKLPQVDLVDKYSTDAGFKIERHHFIGKNYVPTLTAWGDALEAHKDEAIALKGQETYDIYLKYLRGCSDLFRDGYTNVCQFTMVK, encoded by the coding sequence ATGTCTGCACAGGGGGACACGGGAAGCACGCAACTCAAGCCTCCGGTCGAGAAGGTCCGGTCGCACTACGACAAATCGAACGAGTTCTTCAAGCTCTGGCTCGACCCGTCGATGACCTACAGCTGCGGTTACTTCGACGAAAACCCTGATCCGCAGAACCTGACCAAGACGCTGGAAGAGGCGCAGTACGCCAAGCGCAAGCTCGCCCTGGACAAGCTGAACCTCGAGCCCGGCATGACGCTGCTTGACATCGGCAGCGGCTGGGGTTCGACCATGCGCCATGCCGTCGCCGAGTACGACGTCAACGTCATCGGCCTGACGCTGAGCGAGAACCAATACGCCCATTGCGTGGCGGAGTTCGACAAGATGGACAGCCCCCGCCGCAAGGAGGTGCGGATCCAGGGCTGGGAGGAATTCCCCGGCGACGTACCGATCGACCGCATCGTCTCGCTGGGCGCGTTCGAGCACTTCGCCGACGGCGCAGGTGACGCCGGATACGAGCGTTACGCCACGTTCTTCAAGAAGTACTACGACCTGCTGCCCGACGACGGCCGGATGCTGCTGCACAGCATCGTGGTGCCCAGCGCCGAGGAGGGCAAGAAGATGGGCCTGCAGGTCAACATGACCCTGCTGCGGTTCATCAGCTTCATCCTCAAGGAGATTTACCCGGGCGGAAAGTTGCCCCAGGTCGACCTGGTCGATAAGTACTCAACAGACGCCGGGTTCAAGATCGAACGCCACCACTTCATCGGCAAGAACTACGTCCCGACGCTGACCGCCTGGGGCGACGCACTCGAGGCGCACAAGGACGAGGCGATCGCCCTCAAGGGGCAGGAGACCTACGACATCTACTTGAAGTACTTGCGTGGCTGCTCGGACCTGTTCCGCGACGGCTACACCAACGTCTGCCAGTTCACGATGGTCAAGTAG
- a CDS encoding DUF3093 family protein, translating to MGRALTSGSTDGDTEPKRLFYEPGASWWWLACGPAAAVAMVLIEIWSGAPVSLVVPAIFLVLVSAFLGIQVKAARIHVAVELTEDALRQGTETILVREIVKVYPEPENNEASGKDLARWQSSRALGELVGVPRGRVGIGLKLTGDRTAQAWARRHRQLRAALTPLVQERVEPTRSMDGDWDDDTGTAQ from the coding sequence ATGGGGCGTGCTTTGACATCAGGGTCAACCGACGGCGACACCGAACCGAAGCGCTTGTTCTACGAACCAGGCGCCAGTTGGTGGTGGCTGGCGTGCGGGCCGGCCGCCGCGGTGGCGATGGTGCTGATCGAGATCTGGAGCGGTGCCCCGGTGTCGCTGGTGGTCCCCGCGATCTTCCTGGTGCTGGTATCGGCGTTTCTCGGCATACAGGTGAAGGCGGCACGGATCCACGTCGCGGTCGAGCTCACCGAGGACGCCCTGCGCCAGGGCACCGAAACGATCCTGGTCCGCGAAATCGTCAAGGTGTATCCGGAGCCCGAGAACAACGAAGCCTCGGGGAAAGACCTGGCGCGATGGCAGTCGTCGCGGGCGCTCGGGGAACTGGTCGGCGTGCCCCGCGGGCGCGTCGGCATTGGTCTCAAGCTCACCGGCGACCGCACGGCCCAGGCCTGGGCGCGCCGCCATCGTCAGCTGCGCGCCGCGCTGACGCCACTGGTCCAGGAGCGGGTGGAGCCCACCCGATCGATGGACGGGGACTGGGACGACGACACCGGGACGGCGCAATGA
- a CDS encoding uroporphyrinogen-III synthase, translating to MTTRGRKPTPGRITYVGSGPGDPGLLTTRAATVLANAALVFTDPDVPEPVLALIGKDLPPVSGPAPAEPAATNGDGGADQGKVQPAVICGGPDIRPALGDPAEVAKTLTAEARTGVDVVRLVPGDPLTVDGVITEVNAIARSHLHIEIVPGLAPSDAVPTYAGLPLGSSHTVADVRDPHVDWEALAAAPGPLILQATSSHLADAARTLIEHELAETTPCVVTAQGTTCQQRSIETTLHGLTDSAVLGGTDPAGPLTGPLVVTIGKTVASRAKLNWWESRALYGWTVLVPRTKDQAGEMSERLTSYGALPIEVPTIAVEPPRSPAQMERAVKGLVDGRFQWVVFTSTNAVRAVWEKFGEFGLDARAFSGVKIACVGESTADRVRAFGISPELVPAGEQSSLGLLDDFPPYDSIFDPVNRVLLPRADIATETLAEGLRERGWEIEDVTAYRTVRAAPPPAETREMIKTGGFDAVCFTSSSTVRNLVGIAGKPHARTIIACIGPKTAETAAEFGLRVDVQPETAAVGPLVDALAEHAARLRAEGALPPPRKKSRRR from the coding sequence ATGACGACGCGAGGGCGTAAGCCGACACCCGGCCGCATCACGTACGTGGGCTCCGGCCCGGGTGACCCGGGATTGCTGACGACCCGGGCCGCCACGGTGCTGGCGAACGCCGCTTTGGTGTTCACCGACCCTGACGTGCCTGAGCCGGTGCTGGCCCTGATCGGCAAAGACCTGCCACCCGTGTCCGGACCGGCCCCGGCCGAGCCGGCCGCCACCAACGGCGACGGCGGTGCCGACCAGGGCAAGGTGCAACCGGCGGTGATCTGCGGCGGTCCCGATATCCGCCCGGCGTTGGGTGACCCCGCCGAGGTGGCCAAGACGCTGACAGCCGAGGCGCGCACGGGCGTCGACGTGGTGCGGCTGGTGCCCGGCGACCCGCTGACGGTCGACGGGGTCATCACCGAGGTCAACGCGATCGCGCGGAGCCACCTGCACATCGAGATCGTGCCCGGCCTGGCTCCCAGCGATGCTGTCCCGACGTATGCGGGGCTGCCGCTGGGCTCGTCGCACACGGTCGCCGATGTGCGCGACCCACATGTCGACTGGGAGGCGCTGGCCGCGGCGCCCGGCCCGCTGATTCTGCAGGCCACGTCGTCGCACCTGGCCGACGCGGCGCGCACCCTGATCGAGCACGAGCTCGCCGAGACCACCCCGTGCGTGGTGACCGCGCAGGGCACCACCTGTCAGCAGCGTTCCATCGAGACCACGCTGCACGGCTTGACCGACTCGGCGGTGCTGGGCGGTACCGACCCCGCCGGCCCGTTGACCGGTCCGCTGGTGGTCACCATCGGCAAGACGGTGGCCAGCCGGGCGAAGCTGAACTGGTGGGAGAGCCGGGCGTTGTACGGCTGGACCGTGCTGGTGCCCCGCACCAAGGACCAGGCCGGCGAGATGAGCGAGCGGCTGACCTCCTACGGCGCGCTGCCGATCGAGGTGCCGACCATCGCCGTCGAGCCGCCGCGCAGCCCCGCCCAGATGGAAAGGGCCGTCAAGGGTTTGGTCGACGGTCGCTTCCAGTGGGTGGTGTTCACCTCCACCAACGCGGTGCGCGCGGTGTGGGAGAAGTTCGGTGAGTTCGGTCTGGACGCGCGCGCGTTCTCCGGAGTGAAGATCGCGTGTGTGGGCGAGTCGACCGCCGACCGGGTCCGGGCGTTCGGGATCAGTCCCGAACTGGTGCCGGCCGGCGAGCAGTCCTCGCTGGGTCTGCTGGACGACTTCCCGCCGTACGACAGCATTTTCGACCCGGTCAACAGGGTGCTGCTGCCGCGCGCCGACATCGCCACCGAGACGCTGGCCGAGGGTCTGCGCGAACGTGGTTGGGAGATCGAGGATGTCACCGCCTACCGGACGGTGCGCGCCGCACCGCCGCCGGCGGAAACGCGCGAAATGATCAAGACCGGTGGTTTCGACGCGGTGTGCTTCACGTCCAGCTCCACCGTGCGAAACCTGGTCGGCATCGCCGGGAAGCCGCACGCGCGGACGATCATCGCGTGCATCGGTCCCAAGACCGCCGAGACCGCAGCCGAATTCGGTCTGCGGGTGGATGTCCAGCCCGAGACCGCCGCGGTCGGCCCGCTGGTCGACGCGCTGGCCGAACACGCCGCGCGGTTGCGCGCCGAGGGTGCGCTGCCGCCGCCGCGCAAAAAGAGCCGCAGGCGCTAG